The following proteins come from a genomic window of Streptomyces sp. GS7:
- a CDS encoding right-handed parallel beta-helix repeat-containing protein: MGIKRRYWAWAAAPLALALLAATGCESTQGARAKPTAAPATSGALPTSVARVCAKPAAGPTKAPAGAVTVDPAAVGDLAAKTKSDPPNTTFWLRPGKHRLDPDRYAQVIPKEGDRYLGAPGAVLDGRKINQYAFGGTARNVTIRYLTVQGFVAPQNEGVVNHDSADGWVIEHATIQNNSGSGLMAGAHQRVRANCLRDNGQYGMNAYKTGGRISDLVVEDNEIVGNNTGDWERRRPGCGCTGGAKFWAVNGADVRGNWVHDNRGTGLWADTNNNDFRIENNVLDANDGAALIYETSYNAVIRNNTIRRNNRVEGRRAADRGDDFPFATVYLSESGGEPRIRARTDKIEIYRNVLENNWNGITLWENADRFCNSPANTSSGDCTLLVRRPDRCARPVIATAPLYADCRWKTQRVDIHDNRFVLDKSVVDCTAKCDRMAMLANYGTYPDWSPYQGERVATAITTEQHNRWHHNVYLGPWKFVAHDPSRILDSGQWQGTPYQQDAGSTFDPRTGG, from the coding sequence GTGGGAATCAAGAGGCGGTACTGGGCGTGGGCGGCGGCACCGCTGGCGCTGGCCCTGCTGGCGGCGACCGGCTGTGAGAGCACGCAAGGCGCCCGGGCAAAGCCGACCGCCGCGCCGGCCACGTCCGGGGCGCTGCCCACGTCCGTGGCTCGGGTGTGCGCCAAGCCCGCGGCCGGGCCGACGAAGGCGCCGGCGGGCGCGGTGACGGTCGACCCCGCGGCGGTCGGTGACCTGGCAGCGAAGACCAAGAGCGACCCCCCGAACACCACGTTCTGGCTTCGGCCGGGCAAGCACAGGCTCGACCCGGACCGCTACGCCCAGGTCATCCCCAAGGAGGGAGACCGCTATCTCGGTGCGCCAGGCGCGGTACTCGACGGCCGGAAGATCAACCAGTACGCGTTCGGCGGTACCGCCCGCAACGTCACCATCCGCTACCTGACCGTGCAGGGTTTCGTCGCGCCGCAGAACGAGGGCGTGGTCAACCATGACTCGGCCGACGGGTGGGTGATCGAGCACGCGACGATCCAGAACAACTCCGGGTCCGGGCTGATGGCCGGCGCCCACCAGCGGGTCCGCGCCAACTGCCTGCGCGACAACGGACAGTACGGAATGAACGCGTACAAGACCGGCGGCCGCATCAGCGACCTCGTGGTCGAGGACAACGAGATCGTGGGCAACAACACCGGCGACTGGGAACGGCGGCGGCCGGGCTGCGGCTGCACCGGAGGCGCGAAGTTCTGGGCCGTCAACGGCGCCGACGTACGCGGCAACTGGGTGCACGACAACCGCGGAACAGGGTTGTGGGCGGACACCAACAACAACGACTTCCGCATCGAGAACAACGTGCTCGACGCCAACGACGGTGCCGCGCTGATCTACGAGACCAGCTACAACGCGGTCATCCGGAACAACACGATCCGGCGGAACAACCGGGTCGAAGGCCGCAGGGCGGCCGACCGCGGCGACGACTTCCCGTTCGCGACCGTCTACCTGTCCGAGTCCGGTGGCGAACCACGGATCCGAGCCCGCACCGACAAGATCGAGATCTACCGGAACGTACTGGAGAACAACTGGAACGGGATCACCCTGTGGGAAAACGCCGACCGGTTCTGCAACAGCCCGGCCAACACCTCGTCCGGTGACTGCACGTTGCTGGTGCGGCGCCCCGACCGCTGCGCGCGGCCGGTGATCGCCACCGCACCGCTCTACGCCGACTGCCGGTGGAAAACCCAGCGGGTGGACATCCACGACAACCGCTTCGTGCTGGACAAGTCCGTCGTCGACTGCACGGCGAAGTGCGACCGCATGGCGATGCTGGCCAACTACGGCACCTATCCGGACTGGTCGCCGTACCAGGGCGAACGGGTGGCTACGGCGATCACCACCGAGCAGCACAACCGCTGGCACCACAACGTCTACCTCGGACCGTGGAAATTCGTCGCCCACGACCCGAGCCGGATACTCGACTCCGGGCAGTGGCAGGGCACGCCGTACCAGCAGGACGCGGGCAGCACCTTCGACCCACGGACCGGTGGTTGA